The following proteins are encoded in a genomic region of Gimesia algae:
- a CDS encoding DUF1559 domain-containing protein gives MFVARKHDYRMRSAFTLIELLVVIAIIAILIALLLPAVQQAREAARRSTCKNNLKQLGLALHNYHETHRLFPPGMIYRVVTSSSPSGKRTPFCLHLLPYIDKANVYNLYDHDQNWHATVHDPQPAGNGVRLVPLPVWQCPTDREAIWNSNPDGSIRGNYGVNWGQGTFGTQIKPAPFKNAFGAKMRDITDGSSNTLAMLEMLKPATGADDYRAWIWNDEPESVVMTRVGPNSSAPDLVTHCVSEGQRLPCTGSISGNDRSNASRSLHVGGVHALMCDGAVRFISENIDLNTWQSLSSMSGEEVIGEF, from the coding sequence ATGTTCGTCGCTCGCAAACATGACTATCGCATGCGTTCCGCGTTTACATTAATTGAATTGCTGGTCGTCATCGCCATTATAGCGATTTTGATCGCCCTGTTGCTGCCCGCAGTACAGCAGGCACGCGAAGCAGCCCGCCGCAGTACCTGTAAAAACAATTTAAAGCAACTGGGACTGGCGCTACATAATTATCACGAAACACATCGGCTGTTTCCCCCGGGAATGATATATCGAGTTGTAACGTCATCCTCACCATCAGGAAAACGAACTCCTTTCTGCCTGCATCTGCTGCCTTATATTGACAAGGCCAATGTATACAACCTGTACGATCATGACCAGAACTGGCATGCGACCGTGCATGATCCTCAACCAGCCGGCAACGGTGTGCGGCTGGTGCCGCTTCCTGTCTGGCAATGCCCTACCGATCGAGAAGCCATCTGGAATTCCAATCCGGATGGAAGTATTCGAGGAAACTATGGTGTCAACTGGGGGCAGGGCACATTTGGAACTCAAATCAAACCTGCGCCGTTCAAAAATGCATTCGGAGCTAAAATGCGGGATATCACCGATGGTTCCAGCAACACCCTGGCCATGCTGGAAATGCTGAAGCCAGCCACGGGTGCAGACGATTATCGAGCCTGGATCTGGAATGATGAACCGGAAAGTGTCGTCATGACACGCGTCGGTCCCAACAGTTCGGCTCCCGATCTGGTTACGCATTGTGTCTCAGAAGGACAGCGTCTCCCCTGCACTGGTTCCATCTCGGGAAATGATCGCAGCAATGCCTCACGCAGTCTGCATGTGGGGGGAGTTCATGCCTTGATGTGTGATGGTGCCGTCCGTTTCATTTCTGAAAATATTGATCTTAACACCTGGCAAAGTCTGAGCAGTATGAGTGGCGAAGAAGTGATCGGCGAATTTTAA
- a CDS encoding sigma-70 family RNA polymerase sigma factor, protein MSKHLDNPVMSEEFFRLFSREDRKIYGFILAMVLDVSAAEDIFQETCVILWKEFSGYDPDRSFLNWANGIAFNQVRKYRRKYQNKRLIFSDNLVTELAEDVSSMVEEQSQRQLALTQCMQKLSPRERDLIDAYYGDRETAATVADRWKCSSHAIYKTIKKIRKVLFDCVNRRLSSEMTS, encoded by the coding sequence ATGAGTAAGCATTTAGACAATCCGGTTATGAGTGAAGAGTTCTTTCGACTGTTCTCGCGGGAAGACCGCAAAATCTATGGATTTATTCTCGCCATGGTACTGGATGTCTCTGCTGCGGAAGACATATTCCAGGAAACCTGTGTGATACTGTGGAAAGAATTTTCGGGATATGATCCTGATCGCAGTTTCCTGAACTGGGCGAACGGGATTGCATTCAACCAGGTGCGAAAATACAGACGGAAGTATCAGAATAAACGGCTGATCTTCAGTGATAACCTCGTGACGGAACTGGCGGAGGACGTTTCGAGTATGGTGGAGGAACAGAGTCAGCGTCAATTGGCGCTCACCCAGTGTATGCAAAAGCTAAGTCCGCGCGAACGTGATCTGATCGACGCGTATTACGGAGATCGGGAGACGGCGGCCACAGTCGCCGACCGCTGGAAATGTTCCTCTCATGCGATCTACAAAACAATCAAAAAAATCCGGAAAGTATTATTTGATTGTGTCAACCGCCGTCTTTCCAGTGAGATGACTTCATGA
- a CDS encoding DUF1501 domain-containing protein produces MDRREFLMSAGGGLGGIALASLLQNDQLLARPQSSTQTLHHPPKAKRVVQLYMSGAASQCDTFDFKPQLIKDNGNDWDPGEQVQLFQSSPGKTMQAPWKWKQYGQSGKWLNECVAPLGDCVDDMAFIHNMVSKSNVHGPATFMQATGFILPGFPGMGAWISYGLGSMTDNLPTFVVLPDPRGFAPNGAANWSAGFLPASNQGTMIRPNSKTPISNLFPPENDFISSQSDRNVLAALKQLNRKHEQQRGGDSRLNARIQSYELAAKMQLQAPEVLDLSGETKSTLQMYGLDSVDFEVQEGISEAAEIAYFGRNCLVARRMLEQGVRFVQIWSGADNGHPRRNWDSHEDIKRDHWPLGRGMSIGAAALIKDLKQRGMLDDTIILWTTEFGRMPCSQGSKGRDHNPFVFSNWLAGGGIKGGTTYGESDQWSFKPADPANPTMCYDVHATILHQLGIDHEKLTFRHNGIDRRLTDVHGHVIKDILS; encoded by the coding sequence ATGGATCGTCGAGAGTTTCTGATGTCAGCCGGCGGTGGCCTGGGGGGAATTGCCCTGGCTTCGCTGCTGCAAAACGATCAATTGCTGGCGCGCCCTCAGTCCAGCACTCAGACTCTGCATCACCCGCCAAAAGCAAAGCGGGTTGTCCAGCTTTATATGTCTGGTGCCGCCAGTCAGTGTGACACGTTCGACTTTAAACCCCAGTTGATCAAAGACAACGGCAACGACTGGGATCCCGGCGAACAGGTGCAACTCTTTCAGTCTTCACCAGGTAAAACCATGCAGGCTCCCTGGAAGTGGAAACAGTATGGTCAATCGGGGAAGTGGTTGAACGAATGCGTCGCACCCCTGGGAGACTGCGTGGACGATATGGCATTCATTCATAACATGGTCAGCAAGTCGAACGTGCACGGCCCGGCAACATTCATGCAGGCCACCGGATTCATTCTGCCCGGCTTTCCCGGCATGGGCGCCTGGATCAGTTACGGACTCGGCAGCATGACCGATAACCTGCCCACATTTGTCGTACTGCCCGACCCGCGTGGCTTTGCTCCTAACGGTGCTGCCAACTGGTCAGCTGGTTTTCTGCCCGCCAGTAATCAGGGGACAATGATCCGCCCGAATTCTAAAACTCCCATCTCCAATTTATTCCCCCCTGAGAATGACTTCATTTCCAGCCAGAGCGACCGTAACGTACTGGCTGCACTGAAACAGTTAAACAGGAAACATGAGCAGCAACGCGGCGGAGATTCGCGCCTGAATGCACGGATTCAATCCTATGAACTCGCCGCCAAAATGCAGTTACAGGCACCTGAAGTTCTCGACCTTTCAGGTGAAACGAAAAGTACGCTCCAGATGTACGGTCTGGATTCCGTCGATTTCGAAGTTCAGGAAGGCATCAGCGAAGCAGCAGAGATCGCGTATTTCGGCAGAAACTGTCTGGTCGCCCGCCGTATGCTGGAGCAGGGAGTCCGGTTCGTGCAGATCTGGTCCGGAGCAGACAATGGTCACCCCCGCCGCAACTGGGATTCGCACGAAGATATCAAACGCGATCACTGGCCTTTAGGGCGGGGCATGTCCATCGGAGCCGCCGCGTTAATTAAAGACCTCAAACAACGCGGCATGCTCGACGATACCATTATTCTCTGGACAACAGAATTTGGCAGAATGCCCTGCAGTCAAGGCAGTAAAGGTCGTGACCACAATCCGTTTGTCTTCAGCAACTGGCTGGCAGGGGGTGGTATCAAAGGGGGCACAACTTATGGTGAATCGGATCAATGGTCATTCAAACCCGCCGACCCTGCCAATCCCACGATGTGCTATGACGTGCACGCCACCATCCTGCATCAGTTGGGCATTGATCATGAAAAACTGACCTTTCGGCATAACGGCATTGATCGGCGTCTGACCGATGTTCACGGTCATGTGATCAAAGACATCCTTTCATAA
- a CDS encoding MFS transporter: MSTAAPSIDTEETDTKKIRVLAAGFIGNILEWYDFAVYGFFAPTIGKLFFPSEDPRVSLIAAFGAFAAGFLMRPVGAVLFGHIGDRIGRKKALTLSVMMMAIPTMLVGILPTHAQIGMYAAIMMVLLRMIQGISVGGEYTSSFVFLVEHAPAGRRAFFGSWSMIGATCGILLGSAVGALINSFTTSEQLLAWGWRIPFLAGVLVAFVGYFIRHGIPDQPIAEELSEQEVYSPLKQAWGSHKTELLQSAGLNMMNAVTFYTVFIYLSTWLVEEVGETRAEALDINTISMAALTVMVPFAAMLADKLGRKPLLLIGAAGVTLFSYPLLWLMHHHHYQMILAGQIGFAVLVACFAGAIPATITELFKRGVRVSAASVSYNIPFAIFGGTAPMVAAWLVHSTGNPLSIAWYLSGIAAISFCITLTIKETRHNSLEE, encoded by the coding sequence ATGTCGACCGCGGCTCCAAGTATTGATACCGAAGAAACGGATACCAAAAAAATTCGGGTCCTGGCAGCCGGCTTCATTGGCAATATTCTGGAATGGTATGACTTCGCCGTTTATGGATTTTTCGCACCCACCATCGGCAAGCTCTTCTTCCCGTCGGAAGATCCCCGGGTCTCACTGATTGCCGCCTTCGGTGCGTTCGCTGCCGGCTTTCTGATGCGACCAGTGGGCGCCGTGCTGTTCGGTCACATCGGCGATCGCATCGGTCGTAAGAAAGCGCTGACACTCTCCGTCATGATGATGGCGATTCCCACCATGCTCGTGGGCATCCTTCCCACACACGCTCAGATCGGTATGTACGCTGCCATCATGATGGTCCTGCTCCGTATGATTCAGGGCATTTCGGTCGGCGGAGAATATACCAGTTCGTTCGTCTTCCTCGTCGAGCACGCGCCTGCAGGACGGCGTGCCTTTTTTGGCTCATGGAGCATGATCGGTGCCACGTGTGGCATTCTGCTCGGCTCCGCCGTCGGTGCTTTGATTAATAGCTTTACGACCAGTGAACAACTGCTGGCATGGGGTTGGCGAATTCCGTTCCTGGCCGGCGTGCTGGTCGCCTTCGTCGGTTATTTCATCAGGCATGGCATCCCCGATCAGCCCATCGCTGAAGAACTGTCAGAACAGGAAGTCTATTCGCCTCTCAAACAGGCCTGGGGCAGCCATAAAACAGAACTGCTGCAGTCGGCTGGTCTGAATATGATGAACGCGGTCACCTTTTATACCGTCTTCATTTATCTTTCTACCTGGCTGGTAGAAGAAGTGGGCGAAACTCGCGCGGAAGCACTCGACATCAATACCATCAGCATGGCTGCTTTAACGGTGATGGTTCCGTTTGCAGCGATGCTCGCCGATAAATTGGGTCGCAAACCATTGCTGCTGATCGGCGCCGCCGGAGTGACGCTATTCTCTTATCCTCTGCTATGGCTGATGCACCACCATCATTACCAGATGATCCTCGCCGGACAGATCGGCTTTGCTGTTCTCGTCGCCTGTTTCGCCGGTGCCATCCCTGCGACGATTACCGAACTCTTCAAACGTGGCGTCCGCGTCAGCGCGGCCAGTGTGAGCTACAATATTCCCTTTGCCATCTTCGGAGGGACCGCCCCCATGGTCGCCGCCTGGCTCGTCCATTCGACCGGAAACCCGCTCTCCATCGCCTGGTACCTCTCCGGCATCGCCGCGATTTCCTTCTGTATCACCCTCACCATCAAAGAAACCCGCCACAATTCACTGGAGGAATGA
- a CDS encoding leucine-rich repeat domain-containing protein: MIAHKELPLNEKPNIVSQSGLSVRTLWLILSVSIFLLLIPEGLQRWRAMKLAEKVIQHGGDIRIKNSLLSHLDWWKVSPQTHAFWGNIYSVYTRPSGSFQVDDDFLLELGNLHSIQNLTLGNPHNPTIITDQGATYLKQQKLGHLGITGGSITDKGFNELAEMNSLRTLGLHHLAITGNQLPQNAFPNLIMLDLSDTKFTNQGLKNLAPNSKLVYLHLGNTNVSSAGLQELSKFPNLRALRLGNLKIKAAAFAKLANLKRLYQLELQGTAVNDAVALQLSQLGQITALRLYESQVTDQGLQNLATMKNLETLFLSGAKITDAGLKVLSQLPKLDYLDLSDTQISDEGLRQLSKIPALRMLNLSNTRVTDQAKQILLQFPALESIEAFDTSISPVTIEDIRDAGIDVSKFHAEISPL, encoded by the coding sequence ATGATTGCCCATAAAGAATTACCACTGAACGAAAAACCAAATATTGTTTCACAGTCAGGGTTGAGCGTTCGCACTTTGTGGCTGATTCTTTCCGTCAGTATTTTCTTACTGTTGATCCCGGAAGGTCTGCAACGCTGGCGTGCCATGAAACTGGCTGAAAAAGTAATCCAGCATGGGGGAGATATCAGAATTAAAAACAGCCTGCTGTCACACTTAGACTGGTGGAAGGTTTCACCCCAGACGCACGCTTTCTGGGGGAACATCTATAGTGTGTATACGCGTCCTTCCGGTAGCTTTCAGGTCGACGATGACTTTCTTCTGGAACTGGGAAATCTGCACTCCATTCAAAACCTCACATTAGGCAACCCCCACAATCCAACCATCATCACGGATCAGGGAGCTACATATTTAAAGCAACAGAAGCTGGGACACCTCGGTATTACAGGTGGATCCATTACAGACAAAGGCTTCAACGAACTGGCTGAGATGAATTCGCTACGAACCCTCGGACTGCATCACCTGGCAATCACAGGAAATCAACTCCCGCAGAACGCCTTCCCAAATCTGATAATGCTGGACTTGTCTGATACCAAGTTTACAAATCAGGGTTTGAAGAATCTGGCCCCCAATTCTAAACTGGTCTATTTGCATCTCGGCAACACGAATGTCAGCAGTGCAGGACTGCAGGAATTATCAAAGTTCCCGAATCTGCGTGCTCTTCGCCTGGGAAATCTGAAAATTAAAGCGGCAGCATTCGCCAAACTGGCGAATCTGAAGAGGCTCTATCAACTCGAACTGCAGGGAACCGCAGTCAATGATGCCGTAGCCCTGCAACTCTCCCAATTGGGTCAAATCACAGCACTGAGATTATACGAGTCCCAGGTAACAGACCAGGGTCTCCAGAATCTGGCAACAATGAAAAACCTGGAAACGTTGTTCCTGTCAGGAGCAAAGATCACCGATGCTGGCTTAAAAGTTCTGAGTCAACTTCCGAAACTGGATTATCTGGATCTGTCAGACACGCAAATCAGTGATGAGGGGCTGCGACAACTCAGCAAAATACCGGCACTCAGAATGCTTAACCTGTCAAACACCCGCGTCACCGATCAGGCAAAACAAATTCTCCTGCAGTTTCCAGCATTGGAATCCATTGAAGCATTCGATACCAGCATCTCCCCCGTCACCATCGAAGACATCCGCGATGCGGGGATTGACGTATCAAAATTTCATGCGGAAATAAGCCCATTATAG
- a CDS encoding LamG-like jellyroll fold domain-containing protein: MKKSESILPEQILELADAQCSGIITEVELAALEQLLTEHPEYRREYLNYVFLHIGLASAAKSGQLPPAEAEAPTIPQKPRRVPARFLLIPGFSLLVCLCAVGLFLSLQSAPQKAGAPDVVQDRSQYYFDENAVPPSEVAVVQSTLQAKWELLGKNPVMTDHFQPGTVKVTSGNVDFAFSGGADVSLTSPSLFGMEGKDQGTLFSGKLLTHRSDRKAPFKLETPSVELINRGTEYEVSVNEESETYVHVLDGQVEVKPRGRLPRFYWNFDQRESESLQDAIGMGAIRAGKNAVRVEGIIGRGAIRFNNHPDASLLLGNGGGKEVGTGDYAVSTGVTIEAMVISEWQISDHQPAKKPYDYDEIFRKEDGSYRMLLSFQNDNKAGISQIPIVEGGPCLSFGLFLSGMGYSELDMPLDGKEGRPTLAEMRDGKPHHIVATYNGWTGVKAIYIDGKLRMSHRFPVGTMIISGGSTPAVIGNLITSDFESFVGREPFSGVIDEVAFYDYALDPATIAAHFECVKAGRDYFEGQLNKFVLQEKQGKNMLLNKGQKMRFSAETGEPVL; this comes from the coding sequence ATGAAAAAATCTGAATCCATACTGCCGGAGCAAATTCTGGAACTGGCTGACGCACAATGTTCGGGGATCATCACTGAAGTAGAGCTGGCAGCCCTGGAGCAGTTGCTGACGGAGCATCCCGAGTACCGTCGCGAATATCTGAATTACGTGTTTCTGCATATCGGGCTGGCGAGTGCAGCAAAATCCGGACAGTTACCGCCTGCTGAGGCAGAAGCTCCCACGATTCCACAGAAACCAAGGCGTGTGCCTGCCCGGTTTCTGCTTATACCAGGCTTCAGTCTGCTTGTCTGTCTGTGTGCGGTCGGGCTGTTTCTCTCCTTACAGAGTGCACCTCAAAAGGCTGGTGCGCCTGATGTTGTGCAGGATCGGTCTCAATATTATTTTGATGAAAATGCCGTACCTCCCTCAGAAGTCGCTGTTGTGCAGTCGACGCTTCAGGCGAAATGGGAACTGCTGGGCAAGAATCCGGTGATGACAGATCACTTCCAGCCGGGCACTGTTAAGGTGACTTCCGGTAACGTGGACTTTGCTTTTTCGGGTGGTGCCGATGTTTCCCTGACAAGTCCCTCCCTGTTCGGTATGGAAGGCAAAGATCAGGGGACACTGTTTTCCGGGAAGTTGCTCACACATCGCTCTGATCGCAAAGCTCCTTTTAAACTGGAAACGCCCAGTGTGGAACTGATCAATCGGGGAACCGAATACGAGGTCAGTGTGAACGAAGAGTCTGAAACTTACGTGCATGTTCTGGATGGTCAGGTTGAAGTGAAGCCCCGGGGACGTTTACCTCGATTCTACTGGAATTTCGATCAGAGAGAATCGGAGTCATTACAGGATGCGATAGGCATGGGAGCAATTCGTGCCGGTAAAAATGCAGTGCGGGTTGAAGGCATCATTGGCAGGGGTGCAATACGGTTTAACAATCACCCTGATGCGAGTCTGCTGCTGGGCAATGGGGGCGGCAAGGAGGTGGGGACCGGTGATTATGCGGTTTCGACAGGGGTGACTATTGAAGCCATGGTGATCTCTGAGTGGCAGATTTCAGATCATCAACCTGCTAAAAAACCCTATGATTATGATGAAATCTTCCGTAAAGAGGATGGCAGCTATCGGATGTTACTGAGTTTTCAGAATGATAATAAAGCCGGTATTTCTCAGATTCCTATAGTGGAGGGAGGTCCGTGTCTGTCATTTGGTCTGTTTTTGTCGGGTATGGGTTACAGCGAACTGGATATGCCCCTGGACGGGAAAGAGGGACGCCCCACTTTGGCTGAAATGCGAGATGGCAAGCCACATCATATCGTTGCCACTTATAATGGCTGGACGGGAGTGAAAGCTATTTATATTGATGGAAAGCTGCGAATGAGCCATCGATTTCCGGTTGGCACGATGATCATCAGCGGTGGTTCGACCCCCGCAGTGATTGGTAACCTGATTACCTCCGATTTTGAATCATTCGTAGGCCGCGAGCCATTTAGTGGCGTGATTGATGAAGTCGCATTCTATGATTACGCACTGGATCCGGCGACGATCGCCGCTCACTTTGAATGCGTCAAAGCGGGCAGAGATTATTTTGAAGGCCAGTTGAACAAATTTGTGTTGCAGGAAAAACAGGGTAAAAACATGCTGCTCAACAAGGGGCAGAAGATGAGATTCTCTGCAGAGACCGGGGAACCGGTACTGTGA
- a CDS encoding PSD1 and planctomycete cytochrome C domain-containing protein, giving the protein MIVLPPFFVSRLFCLALFLTITVSATRAAPDFKEQVAPILQQHCIRCHNDSTKDGGLSLETKQGALAGGENGRILTPGVAEESLLLDYVIGPEPEMPKKGEPLNETEIGILRNWIKAGAVWPAEHRIQEAQLNDHDWWSFRPLSQPALPELPDKEQKQVRTPVDAFLLARLREKGLTFSPPADRRTLIRRIYFDLIGLPPTPEEIEQFVNDPDPRAYELLVDRLLASPRYGERWARHWLDVVHYADTHGYDKDKLRENAWPYRDYVIRSLNEDRPYAQFIQQQLAGDVLRPHSPDGVPATGFIVAGPFDWVGQIEINEKLIEKKITRNLDRDDMVATVMNSTVSLTVQCARCHNHKFDPISQEDYYGLQAVFAGIDRAERSYDGDPETARRRNSLLAEQARAQQQLQDLDTLIIKRGGTDLTRLEAELKQAMKAKQGQDVEYGYHSQIDKSDKTPKWVQLNFKQPLTVDKITLIPAFDNYNNIGAGFGFPRRFKLEISETSDFKSPIVIADHTQQDFPNPKSRHIDIDLKPQKIQYLRMTATKLAPRSNDFIFALGEIQVLAPGDQNLAGQAQVTSLDSIEITPRWARKNLIDNKYYQSLEFYSDLAKLKQRRDDLLASLSSAEEKKSLQNWSGKVKWAQSQLEKLPKPQKVFAAATDFPAKGNFRPTAGQPRPVYLLSRGNEKAPIREVAASAPNLIDGLNGDLHLEDPDSEGARRLSLANWIISPRNPLTWRSIVNRAWLYHFGKAIVETPNDFGKMGAKPTHPELLDYLASRFRDEGQSLKDLHRLIVLSTAYQQTSRSNPKGAEIDGDNRLLWRMNRRKLEAEAIRDSVLQISGKLNLNMYGPGDRLFVLEKPQHSPHYLYKKYDPAKAETHRRSIYRFIVRSVPDPFMESLDCADPSQLTPKRIETLTALQALSLLNDQFMISMSLFFAENIEAQSADLTTQINQAFQTALGRSPEPDELKILKTIGEQHGLKNVCRLVLNSNEFIFID; this is encoded by the coding sequence ATGATTGTTCTTCCTCCATTCTTTGTTTCCCGACTCTTTTGCCTGGCTCTCTTTCTGACAATTACTGTCTCAGCAACGCGCGCTGCACCTGATTTTAAAGAACAGGTCGCCCCGATCCTGCAGCAGCACTGCATTCGCTGTCATAACGACAGCACAAAGGATGGCGGTCTCTCGCTGGAAACTAAGCAGGGGGCACTGGCAGGCGGAGAAAATGGACGCATCCTGACCCCCGGCGTCGCGGAGGAAAGCCTACTCCTCGATTATGTCATCGGTCCCGAACCGGAAATGCCCAAAAAGGGGGAACCGCTCAACGAAACGGAAATTGGAATACTTCGCAACTGGATCAAAGCTGGTGCCGTCTGGCCTGCGGAGCATCGAATTCAGGAAGCCCAGCTCAATGACCATGACTGGTGGTCCTTTCGACCGTTATCACAACCGGCTCTGCCTGAGTTGCCCGACAAAGAACAAAAGCAGGTCCGCACCCCCGTCGACGCGTTCCTGCTGGCCCGTCTGCGTGAAAAGGGACTCACGTTTTCCCCACCCGCCGACCGCCGTACGCTGATCCGCCGTATCTATTTCGATCTGATCGGACTGCCTCCCACACCTGAAGAGATTGAACAGTTTGTCAATGATCCCGATCCTCGTGCCTATGAGTTACTCGTCGACCGACTGCTGGCTTCTCCCCGTTACGGGGAGCGCTGGGCGCGGCACTGGCTGGATGTGGTTCATTACGCGGACACACATGGCTACGACAAAGACAAACTCCGCGAGAATGCCTGGCCTTATCGCGATTATGTCATCCGTTCTCTGAATGAAGACAGACCTTATGCACAATTCATACAACAGCAATTGGCCGGTGATGTCCTCAGGCCCCACTCGCCTGACGGCGTACCTGCGACTGGATTCATTGTCGCAGGCCCTTTCGACTGGGTCGGCCAGATTGAAATCAACGAAAAACTGATCGAGAAAAAGATCACCCGCAATCTCGATCGCGACGACATGGTCGCCACCGTTATGAATAGCACGGTCAGTCTGACGGTCCAGTGCGCCCGCTGCCACAATCACAAGTTCGATCCAATTTCTCAGGAAGACTACTATGGCCTGCAGGCCGTCTTCGCCGGCATCGACCGGGCCGAGCGCAGCTATGACGGGGATCCCGAAACCGCCCGACGACGTAACAGTCTGCTGGCGGAACAGGCTCGCGCTCAGCAGCAACTTCAGGATCTCGACACACTGATCATAAAACGGGGTGGCACCGACCTGACGCGTCTCGAAGCAGAGCTCAAGCAGGCCATGAAAGCAAAGCAGGGGCAGGACGTTGAATATGGATATCACAGCCAGATTGATAAGTCAGATAAGACTCCCAAATGGGTGCAACTCAATTTCAAACAACCGTTGACCGTCGACAAAATCACTCTGATCCCCGCCTTCGACAACTACAACAACATCGGAGCCGGCTTCGGTTTTCCCCGACGCTTCAAACTGGAAATCTCGGAGACCAGTGACTTCAAGTCGCCAATCGTCATCGCCGATCATACACAACAGGATTTCCCCAACCCAAAATCCCGCCACATTGACATTGATCTCAAACCGCAGAAAATTCAATATCTGAGAATGACGGCGACCAAACTCGCCCCTCGCTCCAACGATTTCATCTTCGCTTTGGGGGAAATTCAGGTCCTCGCTCCGGGAGACCAGAATCTGGCCGGACAAGCACAGGTTACCTCGCTGGATTCCATTGAAATCACTCCGCGCTGGGCTCGCAAAAACCTGATCGATAACAAATATTATCAGAGCCTCGAATTCTATTCCGACCTGGCTAAACTGAAACAGAGACGGGATGACCTCCTGGCCAGCTTGTCGTCTGCGGAAGAAAAAAAGTCGCTACAAAACTGGTCCGGTAAAGTCAAATGGGCTCAGTCGCAGCTTGAGAAACTTCCCAAACCACAAAAAGTCTTTGCAGCGGCCACCGATTTCCCTGCGAAAGGAAATTTCCGACCGACGGCAGGCCAGCCGCGCCCCGTGTATCTCTTGAGCCGAGGCAATGAAAAAGCACCGATTCGGGAAGTCGCGGCTTCCGCCCCGAACCTGATCGACGGCCTCAACGGTGATTTGCATCTGGAAGATCCAGACAGCGAAGGGGCCCGCCGCCTGTCACTGGCGAACTGGATCATCAGCCCCCGCAACCCGCTCACCTGGCGCTCGATTGTGAATCGTGCCTGGCTCTATCATTTCGGTAAAGCGATCGTCGAGACGCCGAATGACTTTGGCAAAATGGGCGCCAAACCCACGCATCCCGAGCTGCTCGATTACCTGGCCAGCCGCTTCCGCGATGAAGGCCAGTCGCTCAAAGACCTCCATCGACTCATCGTCTTGAGCACCGCCTATCAACAGACATCGCGCAGCAATCCAAAAGGAGCCGAGATCGACGGCGATAACCGTCTGCTCTGGCGGATGAACCGTCGCAAACTGGAAGCAGAAGCCATCCGCGATTCCGTCCTGCAAATCAGCGGGAAGCTGAATCTCAATATGTATGGACCCGGTGATCGACTCTTTGTACTGGAGAAGCCGCAGCATTCCCCTCACTATCTCTATAAGAAATATGATCCAGCGAAAGCAGAAACGCATCGTCGCTCTATCTATCGCTTCATCGTTCGTTCGGTCCCCGATCCGTTTATGGAATCCCTGGATTGTGCGGACCCTTCACAGCTCACTCCTAAACGTATCGAAACCTTAACCGCACTCCAGGCTCTCTCTCTTTTGAATGACCAGTTTATGATCAGTATGTCCCTGTTTTTTGCAGAGAACATCGAGGCACAGTCAGCTGACTTGACGACGCAAATCAACCAGGCGTTTCAAACGGCGCTCGGTAGATCACCTGAGCCGGATGAACTGAAAATACTAAAGACCATCGGCGAGCAGCATGGACTGAAAAATGTCTGTCGTCTGGTTTTGAACAGCAACGAATTTATCTTTATCGATTAA